One window of the Peromyscus leucopus breed LL Stock chromosome 17, UCI_PerLeu_2.1, whole genome shotgun sequence genome contains the following:
- the LOC114701852 gene encoding alpha-defensin 3-like — translation MKTLVLLSSLVLLAYLAQADSIPEATGETKNEDQPGVEDQDVSISFGGPEGSALQEAASRKLLTCYCRRRSCKILERISGICTRGRKTYVFCCR, via the exons ATGAAGACACttgtccttctctcttcccttgtccTGCTGGCTTACCTGGCCCAGGCTGATTCCATCCCTGAAGCAACTGGAGAGACTAAAAATGAGGATCAGCCTGGGGTAGAGGACCAGGATGTGTCCATCTCCTTTGGAGGCCCAGAAGGCTCTGCTCTTCAAGAAGCAG CCTCAAGGAAGCTCTTGACATGCTACTGTCGAAGGCGATCCTGCAAAATACTGGAACGAATCAGTGGGATCTGCACCAGGGGTAGGAAAACCTACGTGTTCTGCTGCCGCTga
- the LOC114701865 gene encoding alpha-defensin 23-like → MKTLVLLSALVLMAYMAQSDSLPEATEETKDEDQPVVEDQDMSISFGGPEGSALQKAAGGKILTCYCRRSCKFFERVTGTCWQGSKRFNFCCH, encoded by the exons ATGAAGACACTTgtccttctctctgcccttgtCCTGATGGCCTACATGGCCCAGTCTGATTCTCTCCCTGAAGCAACAGAGGAGACTAAAGATGAGGATCAGCCAGTGGTAGAGGACCAGGATATGTCCATCTCCTTTGGAGGCCCAGAAGGCTCTGCTCTTCAAAAAGCAG CCGGCGGAAAAATCTTGACTTGCTACTGTAGAAGATCCTGCAAATTTTTTGAACGTGTCACTGGGACCTGCTGGCAAGGGTCCAAACGCTTCAATTTCTGCTGCCACTGA
- the LOC114701864 gene encoding neutrophil antibiotic peptide NP-2-like, with translation MRTFTLLIAFLVALQTQAEPLQRRAEEVLDQEQLGEDDQDMSISFGGDESSALQDADVRSGLTCYCRLRGCGFGERLIGYCRYRNVIYRLCCRA, from the exons ATGAGGACATTCACTCTACTCATCGCCTTTCTGGTGGCCCTCCAGACCCAGGCAGAACCTCTCCAAAGAAGAGCTGAGGAAGTTCTAGACCAGGAACAGCTGGGAGAGGATGACCAGGATATGTCCATATCCTTTGGAGGGGATGAAAGCAGTGCTCTTCAAGATGCAG ATGTGAGGTCAGGCTTGACCTGCTATTGCAGAttaagaggctgtggatttggaGAACGCCTCATTGGGTACTGCAGGTACCGGAATGTCATCTACCGACTCTGCTGCCGCGCATGA
- the LOC114701851 gene encoding alpha-defensin 9-like, with translation MKTLVLLSALVLLAFLAQADPLPEANDETKNEDQPGVEDQNVSISFGDPKGSALQDVAARRVKCFCRKNACRLFEQVSGLCNKGPVRYVFCCR, from the exons ATGAAGACACTTgtcctcctctctgcccttgtCCTGTTGGCCTTCCTGGCCCAAGCTGATCCTCTCCCAGAAGCAAATGATGAGACTAAAAATGAGGATCAGCCAGGGGTAGAGGACCAGAATGTGTCCATCTCCTTTGGAGACCCAAAAGGCTCTGCTCTTCAAGATGTAG CTGCAAGAAGGGTGAAATGCTTCTGTAGAAAAAATGCCTGTAGACTTTTCGAACAAGTCTCAGGGCTCTGCAACAAAGGTCCAGTACGCTATGTATTCTGCTGCCGCTGA